GCACATCCGCTTCGAGGACACGCCGTTCTACGTCGCCGACCGCCCCCGCCACTGGCCCCGTGGCGGGCAGCCGCGCCGTGCCGCGGTGAGCGCCTTCGGCATGGGGGGCGTGAACGCGCATGTGATCGTCGAGGAGCCCGCGCCCCGGGCCGGTGGCCCGTCGACGGCGCAGGAAAGCCACCTGCTGCGGGTCAGCGCCGCCGACGAGCCGTCCGCGCGCGCTCTGGCGGGCGCCTACGCCGCACACCTGACCGCCGGAACCTCCGCCGGATCCGAGGAGCAAACGGCCGACTTCGTGCACACCGTGAACACCGGCCGTGCCGCGCACCGTTACCGGACAGCCGTGCACGGCACGACCGCCGCCGAGCTGGCCGAGCGGCTGACCGAGGTCGCGTCCGGCGCCGTCCCTGTGACCAGGCACAGCAACAAGGCGACCAGCACGGTGTTCCTCTTCACCGGGCAGGGCTCGCAGTACGCTGGAATGGGCCGAGGTCTGTACGCCACCGAGCCGCACTTCCGCGCGGCGGTGGACGAGTGCGCCGAACTCCTCGCCCCGTACACCGACATACCTCTGCTCGACCTGCTGCACGGCGACACGGGCGGACACCTCGACCAGACGCAGTACGCGCAGATCGGCATCGTCAGCGTGCAGGTCGCGCTGGTCCGCCAGCTCGAAGCACTGGGCGTGCGCCCCAGCGCCGTCGCGGGCCACAGCCTCGGCGAGCTCACCGCGGGCTGGGCCGCCGGAGTGCTGTCCCTGCCCGACCTGCTGCGGCTGACCGCGTTGCGCGGCCGGCTCATGCAGGCACAGCCCACCGACGGCGCGATGGCGGTCGCCCACGCCGACACCGCAACCCTCACCGAGGCACTCCGCCCCTTTCCCGGCCTGGAGATCGCCGCACACAACGCCCCCCGCGTCCACACCCTCACCGGGCCCGCGCACACCGTCGCCCGCTTCCGCGAGCAGACCTCCCTCAGGACCCAGCCCCTCACCGTCAGCCACGCCTTCCACTCCGCCGCGATGGAAGGGGCCGTCGCCCCCTTCGCCGACGCCGTGGCCACCGTGGCGCTCGCCGCCCCCGCCCTGCCCTTCGCCTCCACCCTCACCGGCACCTGGCACACGCCGGCCACCGCCACCGATCCCGAGCACTGGGCCAGGGCGCTGCGTCGGCCCGTGCTCTTCGCGCAGGCCGTCGCCACCCTGGGCGACACCGGCCCGCACGCCGTCTGGGAGATCGGCCCGCACCCCCAGCTGATCGCCTCGGCCAAGGCGGCTCTCGGCGCCGAACCCGCCTGGATCGCGACGCTGCGCCGTGGCCACACCGACCAGGCGCAGCTGCACGCGGCCCTCGCCGCCCACTACCGCCGCACCGGCCATGACCTGAACTGGGCGGCCCTGCACCAGGGCAAGGAGCAGCGGATCACCACCGCCCCCTCCTACCCCTTCAACCGAAGGCGGTTCTGGATCTCGGCCGGTGCCACGGACACCGGCCCACCGGACCCCGCCCTCACGGACACCGGCACCGATGCCGACCGAACCCATCCCCACGAGCCCCACGAGACGAAGAGGCCCGAGCACCATGGCTAGCGAGTACGGACTGAAGCGGCACTTCAACGGCGACGCGGCACGCCTCATCGGCGGCCGGATCCGCGCCGTCCACCCCGAGTTCGACATCGAGGGGTACGCGTCGGATGTCGAGCGGCGCATCCCCGGCAAGGAGCTCAAGGACCGCGTCCTCGTCCTGGCCGAGGGGCTGCGCACCCGGCTGCCGCAGGACTACCCCGAGGCCGTGGCGCTCCTCCTGCCGATCCTCGGGGACGAACTCGCCGAGGGCGAGGGCATGTTCAACGCCAGCTGGTTCCTCATGCCGGTGGCCAGGTTCGTCGAGGAGTACGGACTGGAGCACCCGGAGGTCTCCCTCGACGCCATCGAGGAGATCACCAAACGGCACACCGGCGAGTACGCGATCCGCCCCTACATCGAGAACCACTACGAGCCCACCATGCGGCGGGTCGCCCGATGGGCCCTCAGCCCCAGCCACAACGTGCGCAGGCTCGCCACCGAGGGGATCCGCTCCCGGCTGCCGTGGGCCCGTACCCTCACCGTCTTCGTGAAGGACCCGCAGCCCGTCCTGGAGATCCTCGAACCCCTGCGCAGCGACCCCTCGGAGTACGTGCGCAAGTCCGTCGCGAACAACCTGAACGACATCTCCAAGGACGCCCCCGAGGTCGCGCTCGCCACCGCCCTGCGGTGGATGCGGGAGAGCCCCACCCCGGAGACGACCTGGATCGTCAAGCACGCGCTCCGCACCCTCGTGAAGAAGGGGGATCAGCAGGCCCTGGCGATCCTGGGGGCCACGGGCGGCGAACACCTGCGGGTACCCCGGCTGGAGATCACTCCCGGGTCGGTGACCGTCGGGGACACGCTCGTCCTCAGCTTCGACATCGAGAACACCGACGACCGTTCCCACAGCGTCACCGTCGACTACGTGGTGCACCACGTCCGCAAGAACGGCCGCAGCATTCCCAAGGTCTTCAAACTGGCGACGCTCGACCTCGCGGCCGGCGAACGGCGCACGCTGCACAAGACCCACATGATCAAGGAGGTGCAGACCCGCCGGTACTACGCGGGCGAACACCTCGTCGACATCCAGGCCAACGGCCTGGTCAAGGCCACCGAGCGCTTCGGGCTGCGGACATGAACAGCACCCGGTTCCCCCTCGACGCCGCCGATCCGCTGGTCCGGGACCACCGGATCGGCTCCGTACCCGTCGTCCCGGCCGCGGCCCAGATCGACGCGGTCCTGTCCGCCTGCGAGGCCCGGCGCCCGGACGGGCAGTGGACGTTGAAGGACGTCGCCTTCCGGGTACCGCTGCGCGTGGAGGCGGCGGACGCGGAGCTCCAGGTGCACACCACCGACGACGGACAGTGCGCGGTCCGCTCCCCGGAGCCCGGCGGCGACGGCACACCGCGCGAGCACTGCACCGCGCGCGTCGTACGGATCGCGCTGCCGCCGCCGCGCTACCTGGACGTCGCCGACCTCCAGGCCGGCTGCACGCGGGACGTGCCCCGCACGGCCGTGACCGCGTGGCAGCGGGGGAGCGGCATCACCTACGGGCCGTCCTACCGTGCGATCCGGTCCGCCCGCACGGGGCCGGGGCGCATGCTCGCCGTGCTGCGGGCGGCCGACGACCTGCACGGGAACTCCTTCGTCCCGCCGCCGCTGCTCGACGCCGTCTTCCAGGCGCTCGGCATGCTCGACGACGGGGCGGCCGGGGCGTGCCTGCCCTGGTACGTCGGCCGGATCGTCGCCCGCAGGAGGATCTCGGGCACGGTGCTGGCACTGGTCGAGCGGGAGGAGCCGACCGGGACCCGCACCGGCGTCGTACGGGGCCGGGCGACAGTCTGCAACCAGCAGGGGGAGGTCCTGCTCGAACTGGAGCGCATCACCCTCAAGTCGGCCGCACCGGCCGGGGCCACCCCCACGTCCGCGCCACCCGGTGCCGCCGTCGGGTCCGTCGAGAGCGTGGTCTGGCGGAAGACCGATCCGGTCCGCCCGTCCCCGGCTCCCGGCGGGGCGTTGCTGCTGGTCTCGGGGGACGACGTCCACCTGCCGGGGGAGCGGCCCGTGGTGCGTACGACTCCCGCGGAGCTGACCCCCGAGCGCCTCGACGTACTCCTGGGAGACACCACCGTCCAGGGCGTGCTGTACGACGCGCCGAGGGGCCTGACGGGCGAGGAGCAGGTGACCCGGGCGCTCCAGGGTGTCTTCGCCCTGGTCCGCGTGCTGGCGGCGCGCCCCCCGATGCCGGACCTGACGATCGTCACCACCACGGCCCATCAGGTGACCGGGCAGGAGACCGTCGATCCCTTCATGACCGCCCTGTGGGGGCTCGGCCGCACGCTGCAGGTCGAACACCCGCGCACCAGGGTGCGCCTGGTCGACCTCGCCCCCGACCCGGGCGACACCCCTGGAACCGGCCCCGCCGCCTCCCTGAGTGACGTACTGGAGCGCGCGGAGCCGGAACTCGCCCGGCGCGGCGGCAGTTGGTACGCCCCCGTGGTCGAGCCCGCCATCGCGCCCGAGGCCCTGGGGCCGGTGCGGCTGCGGGGCGGACGCTTCCTCGTCACCGGCGGCATGGGCGGCATCGGCCTGCTGGTCGCCGAGTTCCTGGCCGGGCAGGGCTGCGCCCACCTCACCCTGGTGGGCAGGACCGTACCGGACCGGGGAGAGGCCCGGCGGCGGCTGAACCGGCTCGCCGCGCTCTGCGAGGTGGACACCGTGGCCACCGACGTACGTCGGCTGCCCGAGGCACTCGCCGGAGCCGAGCGCTACGACGGGGTCCTCCACGGCGCCGGAGTGCTCCGCGACGGCCTGGCCCGCACCCTGACGCCGGACCGGGTGGGCGAGGTCCTCGCCCCGAAGATCGGCGGGGTGCACGCGCTCGCCGACCTGCTGGCCACGAGGGAACCGCCGGGCTTCGTCGCCCTGTTCTCGTCCGTCGCCGCCGTGCGCGCCAACCTCGGGCAGAGCTCCTACGCGGCGGCCAACGCCTACCTCGACGGTTACGCCGCCCGCAAACGGGCCGACGGCGAGCCCTGGTTCAGCCTCGGCTGGGGCCTGTGGACCGTCGGCATGGGCGAGGGAATCGCTCCCAGGGCCGCCGCCCACGGCATACCGGCCCTGACGGCCGACGAAGGCGTCGGCCTGCTGCACACGGCCCTCGGCCGTCCCCCCGCGCACTACGTCCTGACTGCCGCCGCGAATGCGAAGGATGCACGAATGACCACTGTGACACCGGAAAGCGGGCTGTGGCCGTCGCTGTCGACCGCCCTGAAGAAGATCCTCCACGTCGACGACGTGTCGCCCGAGGACAATCTCCTGGAGATCGGCCTCGATTCGATGATGGCGGTCGAACTCGCCGCCTCCCTCTCGGCCGACGGGACCGAGGTCGACCCCGCGGTGTTCTTCGAGCACAGCGAGGTCGGCGCACTCCTCGCCCATCTGGAACCGCAGACGGCACCGGTGGCTGCGCCCCCGACTCCGACGCCCACCCCGGTCCGGGCTCCGGCTCCGGCTCCCGTTCCCACTCCGGCCCCCGCTCCGCCCCCGGCCCCGCACGAGTCCGCCAGGGCATCCGTACCGCAGACACCCCCGGCCGGTGACTCCTTCGTCGCCGACTGGGACCGCTTCCGGACACCGGATCCCGTCTTCCCGCCGCCCCCCGTCGCCCCGCCCGCCGCCGACCGGCCGCCGCACGGGGCCCTGTCCGCCCCGGGCCGGACGCCGCGGCGCACCCTGCCGGGCAGGCTGTCCTCCTCGGCGCAGGGCACCTTCCTCGAACGGCGCATCGACACGCTGTCGGCCGAGGACCGCCTCGTCGTCGCCCAGGACGCGTACTTCTACGAGCCGGTCGTCCAGGAGGCCGCGGGCGCCCACATCAAGTTCGACGGCCGCTGGTACCTCAACTTCGCCTCGTACAGCTACCTCGGCCTCATCGGACACGACTACATCGACGCGCAGACCCTCAGCGCCGTGGAGCAGCACGGCACGGGTGCCCACGGCGTGCGTCTGCTGGCGGGCACCCTGCATCTGCACCGCGAACTGGAACTGACCCTCGCCCGCTTCCTCGGGACCGAGGACGCGATCGTCTTCTCCAGCGGGTACATGGCCAACGTGGCGACGGTGGGCGCACTGGTCGGCCCCGGCGACGTCGTCATCGGTGACGTGTACAACCACGCGAGCATCCTCGACGGCTACCGGCTGTCCGGCGCCCGGGTCATCACGTACGCCCACAATGATCTCGCCGACCTGGAGCGGGCCCTGCGCAAGGTCGGCGACGCGGGGCGGCTGGTGGTGACGGACGCGGTCTTCAGCATGGACGGCGACGTGGCCCCGCTGCCGGGCATCGTGGAGCTGTGCGAACGGTACGACGCCCCGCTGATGGTCGACGAGGCGCACAGCCTCGGCGTGCTCGGCAGCACGGGACGCGGCATCACCGAGCACTTCGGCATCGACCCCGAGCGCGTCGACGTCAAGATGGGCACGCTGTCCAAGACCGTTCCCAGCGCGGGCGGTTACGTCGCGGGCTCGCGCGATCTGGTCTTCGCCCTGAAGAACAACGCCCGGGGCTGGATGTTCTCCGCGGCGGTGACACCGGCCCAGGTGGCGGCGGCGAAGGCCGCGATCGAGGTGATGGAGGCATCCCCGGAGCGCCCCCGCGAACTGCGTGCCAGGACGTCCAGGTACCTCGGACGGCTGCGTGCCCTGGGCTTCGACACGCTCGCCAGTGAGACACCGGTGGTGCCCGTCGTCTGCCACAGCTCGCAGCAGGCCCACGAGATGGCGCGGCTGTGCCAGCTGGACGGGCTGTTCGTGCAGCCGATCGTCTATCCGGCGGTGCCGCGCACCCTGCCCAGGCTGCGGACCATCGTCAGCCTGAGCCACTCGGACGCCGACCTGGACACGGCCGTCGCGACGCTGGAGAAGGCCGGCCGCGCCTGCGGCCTGATCGCCTGACCCCTCAGCCCCCTCACCCGTCCCTCACCCGTCCGTCACCCGGGCACCAGCACACGTCGACCGACCGACCGCACGGCAGACCGAGGAGCACCGACATGACCTACACCGACATGACCCGCACGGACATGACTCGTACCGACGTGTCCGGCCCGGACATGACAGGCCCGGAGATGACAGGTCCGGACGCGACAGGCCAGGACTCGACGGGTTACGCCCCGGCCGCGCCGGACAGCGCCCTCTTCTTCGGAGCGGTGCTCAAGACCATCGCCTCCACCCGCAACCACGCCACCGACCAGCAGGCGTACGCCGACGGCGTGCTGGAGCCCGCCGGGCGGATACGCGCGGCCGAGCAGGAAGCGGCGGGCAGGCCGCTCACCGCGCACGAGACGGGGGAGGTGCTGGGGCTGCTGGAGACCACCTTCCGCACCAAGCGCACCCCCGACGAGGAGCGCGCGTACTACCTCCAGTACATCGAGCGGGTCTCCGGAGTCAGCCTCGCCTCGTTGGGTGTGTCCGCCCCGTGAGCACATCCCGCCCGGCGTGGTACAGCCACGAACTCTGCTTCTGGCACGACCCCGGCTCCGGATCGGGGTACGTGCCGGTGGGCCCCGGCGTCGAGCCGCTCCGGCAGTTCGCGGTCGACCCGGACCTGCGCCGAGCGGAGGGTCTGGTCAAGGTGTCGGGCGTGCAGGACCGGTTCACGGTCGTCACGCCCACACCCGCCACCGACGAGGACCTGCTGCTGGTGCACACGCCCGGGCACATCGAGCGGGTCGAGGCCACGTCGGCGATCGGCTCGGGCGACGCGGGCGTGTACGCGTACGTCAACTACCACAGCGCACAGGCCGCCAGGCTCGCCGCAGGGGCCTGCGTGCAGGCCACCGAGAGCGTCCTGGACGGGCGCTTCGACCGGGCCTACTGCCTCGTACGGCCGCCCGGTCACCATGCCGAGCCCGACCGGGCGATGGCGCTTTGCCTCTACAACAACGTGGCCGTCGCCGCCCGGGCGGCACAGCGCCGCGGAGTGCGCCGGGTCATGATCCTCGACTGGGACGTGCACCACGGCAACGGCATCCAACGGGCCTTCTACGAGGACCCCGACGTCCTGTACGTCTCCCTCCACCAGGACGGGCTGTTCCCCGCCGCCTCCGGACTCGTCACGGAGACCGGCACCGGCGCGGGCGCGGGCAGCACCCTCAACGTGCCGCTGCCCGCGGGCACGGGACACGACGCCTACCTCGCCGCCGTCGACCGCCTCGTGGTGCCCGCAGCACGCGCCTTCCGCCCGGATCTGATCCTGGTCGCCGCGGGCGTCGACGCGAGCGGGCACGATCCGATGGGCCGGATGATGTGCACCAGCCGCACCTTCCACGCCATGACCGCCACGCTGTGCCGGCTCGCCGACGAACTGACCCGGGGCCGGATCGTGTTCGCCCACGAAGGCGGCTACTCGGCCTGGTACCAGCCGATGCTGGTACTGGGCACGGCCACCGCGATCGCCGGCCTGCCCGCGCCGCAGGACCCCTTCCTGCACTCGCTCGACCACCTGCCCGGCCAGCGCCTTCAGCGGCACCAGGACCGGGTGATCACGCACCTGGAGACCCATCACCCCCTGCTGGCCCGTACGGCTGCCGTCGCGTCCGCCCGGGGAGGCGGGCGATGAGCGACTGGTGGATGACGGTGGGGGCGGGTGCGCGCAGGCCCCCGGGGGCCGGTGCGGAGCAGGGCGTCAGGCCCCGCTTCCGGATCGTGGCGCTCCCGCACGCGGGCGGCTGGCCCTCCGCGTTCCGCTCCTGGTGGCACGTCCTCCCGGCGGACGTCGAGCTGCTCGTCGCCCAGCTGCCGGGACGGGGCGCGCGCATCAACGAACCGCCCCTCACCCGGGTCGCGCCCCAGGTGGAGGCGCTCGGCCGGGCCCTCGCCGAGCGGGATCCGCTGCCGTACGCGGTCATCGGGCACAGCTTCGGCAGCGTCCTGGGCTACGAACTCACCAGGGCGATGGAACGCAGGGGCCTCGCGCCCCGGCTGCTGGCCGTCTCCGCACGCCAGCCGCCCTGCTTTCCCAGCGAACCGCCGTTCGCCCACCTCCGGAGCGACGCGGAGCTGCTGGAACACCTGGTGGACATCGGCGGGATGGCCCCGGGGCTGATGGACCGGCCCGACCTCGTCCAGCTGTCGTTGCATGCCGTCCGCGCGGACCTCGAAGCGATGGAACGGTACGAGCGTCCGGCGACCGGCACGAGCACCCCCGTCCTGGCACTCGGCGCTGTCGACGACCCCGTGGTCATCGCCGAGCGGCTGCACCTGTGGTCGCTCGAAACGTCGGGCGGCTTCAGCCGGCTGATGTTCACCGGCGGCCACTTCTACCTGTACGCGCCCGCCCCCGCCCGGACCGTCGCGGGCCGGCTGCTGCCGGACCGCGAGGGACCGCGGGCCGGGAACGGCGCCGTGCACCCCCTCCGCCGCCCGATCCCCGTTTCGGGTGGCCACGCGAAGCATCTTGGAAAGGAACCAGCGTGAGCACCACCACCGATTCCCCCCACCAGGCCGGACCACGCGAATGGCTGGGCCTCGCCGTGCTGGCGCTGCCCACACTGCTGCTGTCCATCGACGTGAGCGTGCTGCACCTGGCCGTGCCCCACGTCAGTACGGCCCTTGACCCGTCCGCCTCCCAGATGTTGTGGATCATCGACATCTACGGGTTCCTGATCGCGGGCTTCCTGGTGACGATGGGCACGCTCGGCGACCGCATCGGCCGCAGGAAGCTGCTGCTGATCGGCGCCGCGGCCTTCGGCGTCGCCTCGGTCGCCGCCACGTACGCCAACGGCCCGGCCACCCTCATCGCGGCGAGGGCCGCCATGGGCATCGCCGGCGCCACTCTGATGCCCTCGACCCTCGCCCTGATCAGCAACATGTTCCGGGACGCGAAGCAGCGCGGGGTGGCGATCGCGGTCTGGATCACCATGTTCTCCGTGGGCATCGCGCTGGGCCCGGTGGTCGGCGGCGCGATGCTCGAATACTTCTGGTGGGGTTCGGTCTTCCTGCTGGGCGTACCGGTCATGGTGCTGCTGCTGGTGGCGGGGCCGGTGCTGCTGCCGGAGTACCGCGACGAGGAGTCCGGCCGGCTGGACCTGGCCAGCGTGGGCCTGTCGCTGGCCGCGATCCTGCCGGTGGTCTACGGCCTGAAGGAGATCGCCAAGGACGGCGTCTCGGCGGTGTCCGCCGCGGCGATCGTGGTGGGTCTCGTCTGCTCCGTGGTGTTCGTCCGCAGGCAGCGCACGCTGGACAGCCCGCTGCTCGACTTCACCCTCTTCAGCAACCCCGCGTTCCGCACCACGCTGGTGACGATGCTGCTCAGCATGCTGGTGGCGGGCGGCACCTACCTGTTCGTGACGCAGTACCTGCAACTGGTCGGCGGCCTCTCCCCGATGAAGGCCGGTCTGTACCTGCTGCCCGCCGCGGGCGCGCTGATCGTGACGTCCATGATGTCCCCGGTCGCCGCGGCCAAGTTCCGGCCCGCGTACGTCGTCGCCTTCGGCCTGGCCGTGTCGGCCCTCGGCCACGTCATGCTGGCCACGGCGGACAGCACCTCCGGGATCGCCCAGGTGGTGACCGGCTTCGCCTTCGTCTACGCGGGCGGCGGGCCGCTCATCGCCCTGGGCACCGACATCGTGGTCGGATCCGCACCGCCCGAGCAGGCGGGGTCCGCGTCCGCGGTCTCGGAGACCAGCACCGAGCTGGGCATGGCGCTCGGCGTGGCCGTACTCGGCAGCATCGGCACGGCCGTGTACCGCAGCGGGGTGGACGTCCCCGCAGGGGTCGCCGACGGAGCCGGTGACTCGCTCGCCGGAGTGGTGGAGGCAGCCGCGAAGCTGCCGTCCGACGTGGCGGCGGCCCTGCTGGAGTCCGCCCGGGCCGCGTTCACCGACGGCATGAACGTGATCGGCGCCATCGGGGTCGTGCTGGCGCTCGGTACCGCCGTCCTCGTGGCCGTGGTGGTCAAGGCTCCGGCAGGGGGAGCCGAGGAGGAAGCTCCCGAGTCCGCAGTGACCCCCGTCGTGGCGGAGGGCCGTCCGGTCTCCTGACCCGGCGGGTGCCGGAAGTCCACCGGGGCACCTCCCGCGGGCCGGCCCGCACACCGTGACCTCGCCTTCTCGACCTGGGCCTGTCCGCCGGACAGGCCCTAGTCGTGCGGGCGGTCCGTGTGGTGGGCGGCGTGCTCGGCGGTGGGGGCGATGGGCGTGATGATGTCGATCAGGACGCCGTCGGGGGCCGACAGGATGAAGTGCCGCTGCCCGAAGTCCTCGCTCCGCAGGTCGAGTTCCGGTGTGAGCCCGGCGCCCTCGACCAGCCGTGCGTACTCGGCGTCGACGTCGGCCACCTCGAAGTTGAGCAGGAGCCCCTGGGCGGGCCTGCGGAAGGCCGAGGGCACGCTGTCGTGCCCCGCGTCGACCAGGGCGAGTTCGTAGTGCGGCGGTTCGGGCCGCCGCAGGCTGACGTACCAGTCGCTCTCGAAGGTCGTCTCGAAGCCGAGGAGGGTCCGGTAGAACTCCGTCGCCTCCTTGAGCTGCCGGGTGCAGACCACCGGATAGAAGCTGGTCAGTGCGGAGGGCGTCATCTCATCACCGTTCTGAAGCAGACGTGCGGTCAACTCGTGCGTGGAAGCGTCGATTTGTCAACGAGCGACGCTGCCGCTCGTCACATCCTCCGGGACGGGGCGTGGAGGCGGTGTCGAGGGGTCGATTCCCAGGTTGACATACCGTCGGTATGCAGATTAGGTTCTACTCGCATACCGTTGGTACGCGAGTAGAGACGGCGCCCCATGCTGACCAGCTTCTGCCCGGTGATCTGCACCTCGCGCATCGAGGAATCCCGCGCCTTCTATGCCGAGCTCTTCGGCTTCCGCACCACGTACGAA
This window of the Streptomyces sp. NBC_00237 genome carries:
- a CDS encoding DNA alkylation repair protein; this translates as MASEYGLKRHFNGDAARLIGGRIRAVHPEFDIEGYASDVERRIPGKELKDRVLVLAEGLRTRLPQDYPEAVALLLPILGDELAEGEGMFNASWFLMPVARFVEEYGLEHPEVSLDAIEEITKRHTGEYAIRPYIENHYEPTMRRVARWALSPSHNVRRLATEGIRSRLPWARTLTVFVKDPQPVLEILEPLRSDPSEYVRKSVANNLNDISKDAPEVALATALRWMRESPTPETTWIVKHALRTLVKKGDQQALAILGATGGEHLRVPRLEITPGSVTVGDTLVLSFDIENTDDRSHSVTVDYVVHHVRKNGRSIPKVFKLATLDLAAGERRTLHKTHMIKEVQTRRYYAGEHLVDIQANGLVKATERFGLRT
- a CDS encoding aminotransferase class I/II-fold pyridoxal phosphate-dependent enzyme — its product is MNSTRFPLDAADPLVRDHRIGSVPVVPAAAQIDAVLSACEARRPDGQWTLKDVAFRVPLRVEAADAELQVHTTDDGQCAVRSPEPGGDGTPREHCTARVVRIALPPPRYLDVADLQAGCTRDVPRTAVTAWQRGSGITYGPSYRAIRSARTGPGRMLAVLRAADDLHGNSFVPPPLLDAVFQALGMLDDGAAGACLPWYVGRIVARRRISGTVLALVEREEPTGTRTGVVRGRATVCNQQGEVLLELERITLKSAAPAGATPTSAPPGAAVGSVESVVWRKTDPVRPSPAPGGALLLVSGDDVHLPGERPVVRTTPAELTPERLDVLLGDTTVQGVLYDAPRGLTGEEQVTRALQGVFALVRVLAARPPMPDLTIVTTTAHQVTGQETVDPFMTALWGLGRTLQVEHPRTRVRLVDLAPDPGDTPGTGPAASLSDVLERAEPELARRGGSWYAPVVEPAIAPEALGPVRLRGGRFLVTGGMGGIGLLVAEFLAGQGCAHLTLVGRTVPDRGEARRRLNRLAALCEVDTVATDVRRLPEALAGAERYDGVLHGAGVLRDGLARTLTPDRVGEVLAPKIGGVHALADLLATREPPGFVALFSSVAAVRANLGQSSYAAANAYLDGYAARKRADGEPWFSLGWGLWTVGMGEGIAPRAAAHGIPALTADEGVGLLHTALGRPPAHYVLTAAANAKDARMTTVTPESGLWPSLSTALKKILHVDDVSPEDNLLEIGLDSMMAVELAASLSADGTEVDPAVFFEHSEVGALLAHLEPQTAPVAAPPTPTPTPVRAPAPAPVPTPAPAPPPAPHESARASVPQTPPAGDSFVADWDRFRTPDPVFPPPPVAPPAADRPPHGALSAPGRTPRRTLPGRLSSSAQGTFLERRIDTLSAEDRLVVAQDAYFYEPVVQEAAGAHIKFDGRWYLNFASYSYLGLIGHDYIDAQTLSAVEQHGTGAHGVRLLAGTLHLHRELELTLARFLGTEDAIVFSSGYMANVATVGALVGPGDVVIGDVYNHASILDGYRLSGARVITYAHNDLADLERALRKVGDAGRLVVTDAVFSMDGDVAPLPGIVELCERYDAPLMVDEAHSLGVLGSTGRGITEHFGIDPERVDVKMGTLSKTVPSAGGYVAGSRDLVFALKNNARGWMFSAAVTPAQVAAAKAAIEVMEASPERPRELRARTSRYLGRLRALGFDTLASETPVVPVVCHSSQQAHEMARLCQLDGLFVQPIVYPAVPRTLPRLRTIVSLSHSDADLDTAVATLEKAGRACGLIA
- a CDS encoding class II histone deacetylase encodes the protein MSTSRPAWYSHELCFWHDPGSGSGYVPVGPGVEPLRQFAVDPDLRRAEGLVKVSGVQDRFTVVTPTPATDEDLLLVHTPGHIERVEATSAIGSGDAGVYAYVNYHSAQAARLAAGACVQATESVLDGRFDRAYCLVRPPGHHAEPDRAMALCLYNNVAVAARAAQRRGVRRVMILDWDVHHGNGIQRAFYEDPDVLYVSLHQDGLFPAASGLVTETGTGAGAGSTLNVPLPAGTGHDAYLAAVDRLVVPAARAFRPDLILVAAGVDASGHDPMGRMMCTSRTFHAMTATLCRLADELTRGRIVFAHEGGYSAWYQPMLVLGTATAIAGLPAPQDPFLHSLDHLPGQRLQRHQDRVITHLETHHPLLARTAAVASARGGGR
- a CDS encoding thioesterase II family protein translates to MSDWWMTVGAGARRPPGAGAEQGVRPRFRIVALPHAGGWPSAFRSWWHVLPADVELLVAQLPGRGARINEPPLTRVAPQVEALGRALAERDPLPYAVIGHSFGSVLGYELTRAMERRGLAPRLLAVSARQPPCFPSEPPFAHLRSDAELLEHLVDIGGMAPGLMDRPDLVQLSLHAVRADLEAMERYERPATGTSTPVLALGAVDDPVVIAERLHLWSLETSGGFSRLMFTGGHFYLYAPAPARTVAGRLLPDREGPRAGNGAVHPLRRPIPVSGGHAKHLGKEPA
- a CDS encoding MFS transporter encodes the protein MSTTTDSPHQAGPREWLGLAVLALPTLLLSIDVSVLHLAVPHVSTALDPSASQMLWIIDIYGFLIAGFLVTMGTLGDRIGRRKLLLIGAAAFGVASVAATYANGPATLIAARAAMGIAGATLMPSTLALISNMFRDAKQRGVAIAVWITMFSVGIALGPVVGGAMLEYFWWGSVFLLGVPVMVLLLVAGPVLLPEYRDEESGRLDLASVGLSLAAILPVVYGLKEIAKDGVSAVSAAAIVVGLVCSVVFVRRQRTLDSPLLDFTLFSNPAFRTTLVTMLLSMLVAGGTYLFVTQYLQLVGGLSPMKAGLYLLPAAGALIVTSMMSPVAAAKFRPAYVVAFGLAVSALGHVMLATADSTSGIAQVVTGFAFVYAGGGPLIALGTDIVVGSAPPEQAGSASAVSETSTELGMALGVAVLGSIGTAVYRSGVDVPAGVADGAGDSLAGVVEAAAKLPSDVAAALLESARAAFTDGMNVIGAIGVVLALGTAVLVAVVVKAPAGGAEEEAPESAVTPVVAEGRPVS
- a CDS encoding VOC family protein; translated protein: MTPSALTSFYPVVCTRQLKEATEFYRTLLGFETTFESDWYVSLRRPEPPHYELALVDAGHDSVPSAFRRPAQGLLLNFEVADVDAEYARLVEGAGLTPELDLRSEDFGQRHFILSAPDGVLIDIITPIAPTAEHAAHHTDRPHD